TTTTAGATGAGTCacctttgacccagaaccagTTGTGGTATTTTTCTATCTGGGTTCTTTGTTTTATGACTGACAAAGTCAACTTCAGTAAGGCCTTGTTTTACATGTCAGCACCAGGTGCAGATTATTTTGAGCTGGTTGTGATATTTCAGCACATTTGCACAGACATAGGCTACTCACTGAGCTTACTGCTTTAAATATGCTTGTGCTCCCTTGTGGTTCATTTCAGACTTCATGACTTAAACATCTAGCTGATGGGAAGAATCTCCCTCTGGACTGACAATGAAGTGTAACTGAACATAGAAAGTAAAAGACGTCTGTGTATATAACAATTTACCTTTACACCTGTTCCTATTGTGACAGAAGTTAACTGTTTCTAAAtgtaacatactgtaacaaCAAGCAAAATGGAAAGTTAAAATCCTGTTTACCATATTCATactttaaattcagatttgttGATAAGTTGGCACTAAATGGGTAGCTTTTCATTGTGTCTGGGGTGCTGTGGGATTATTGTTAGTATTTAGATTCTGTCACCCAGTTTTGGCTCTCAAACCACTCCCCCGGGAACAGTGCCACCACGTCAGTGCTCCTTGCTGCTCACACCATCTTTGTACTGCTGTCTGACTGCTTCACACTTTTGTGCACATAATCCTGGCTGAAGGATATTACAGTAACAGCAGTTGTGAGAGTcgacagtaatgaaagaacaggTACTGGACCTTCTGACATTTTAAGAGCTTTATGTTGCTGAAGGTTTTTCActgctattttttatttttttttgtcttatacAGTTACATAATTGTAATGgttgttttattgattgttgttaaaaaaatgtatgttgaaaaaggcaaacaaagagCTTAGATATTCTGTTGCTACTCTGACTTTATTTATGATAAGTCTATTGGTCTTATGGTTAGTTGATTGAGACTAGTATGGATGCAATGTCCTTTACACTGAGCAATAAGTTGCCGTCATCaatgtatgtattttgtatatattgttttaaattaagttaaaattgTACTTTCTTGCTGAGTTGTAGGCTTCcaaattagtttaaaataatggtgtattattttgaaatgtaaattacttctaccataaagaaaaacatttattaaatttataGTGATCACATTACTTGTAAAAAACTCAAGGTAAGACAGGAAGTAAAGtggtttatatttatatttgcttGGGCAGTTTTCCACCATGCTTTCATGGCTTTATAAGCTTAAATGTGCAGTGATTCCTTGAAGCAGACTAGTCCAAGTATGCAGCCAATGATTGCAGTCTATTCTGGATGGGCTGAGGATGGATTGGGTGATGTAAGAGTCTATTTTGTTCCTGCGTTCTTCACTCTGGAGAGTCAGCAGGGTAAAGCTGGACCCCCTTAACCCTGGACAGCAATCAGAAACACtgtccattttcttttgtccacATTACAGCTTTCCTGTAAAGTTCACATtctaacaaaacaaagactaaTCAGTGACACAAATATGTTATTTATACCTAAGTTGTATCATTATAGCTCAAAGGTACAGTAGCTGAAATTGTCAGTATGACTTTATTTATGGATTTAATGAAGGCCTAATGTTGTGCGGTTATGGTAACTGGGCCTAACTTTAGTCTTGAACGATTTGCACTAAGgggaaatatacatttttttgatgACAAGTCGGAATAAGAAACTAGCACAGACTCATGACCATTGTCTGTGTTTAGCTTGACGTTTTGGTTGTACCCATCAGAAActcagagttttattttttgagccAATACCTTTTAATATCAGGTATTTGCTGATACAATTCAGATCTGATGCTTACTTTTACATTACTCATTAAATACATATCCTACATTGGATACATGTATTTTTCAGGGTCTACATGATCCAAAGTTTAAAAGCTTAAATTATTGACAGAATGTACGAATTTCAGACTTTACCGGATTCTCTACTGTGAAGATATACTACTCTTAGATTTTGTGAAGCTCCATATTTTCATGATAGCAGTGTGTATCTTGGGTCTTagtaatgtaatttaaagtacTTTCAAACCAACTCCCTCAACTGCTCAAATTGGCACCATATTGTTAGCAATGTAATTAGACAGGGTTTGTTACATCTGGCCATCTGTCATTTCTCTTGTCTTAAGGCTTTTTTTGTTCTGGTTTAGGCTTGTAGTGAACAGCTGACTCCCAAAACTTTTTATATTCCTCATTTTCTTCATATTCCTAAAGGTGGTTCACAGACAAGTTAGTCGTTGAGCAGTTTTTATGACCACCCATTTCCGACAGTTTGCTAATTGCTTGtctttttaaagtcaaacaacCTCCATGTGACTGAGGACAATCCACAACTAGCAGGTAAATCTAACAATGTAGACTGCAAAGATCCTGGtgtctgtattttctttctcttgttgctgttttttaaaacatttttaactttggtCTTTAACTTCGGTGGCAGCTTGTCTAAATTGTCTGAATGTCCTCCAGGTGAGGATAAACCATGGCAAATGTTTGAAGTGTAATCCAAATGTGGcactgtaaaactaaaaatagatTGGGACTGGATGCACTTTAATTTAGTCTTGAACGACACTGATACTAATTCTTGGTATTGGATGGGGACGTGTCTACCTGAACATCAGTGACCTCTGAACATCCAACAATCCCAAATAATCCAATATGTTTTcaggttaaaatatttttttaaatcaaaataagaTGGGTGGTCAAGCAACACTAATAGCTGCTGCTAAGATTTATTTGACATCTACTACTTTGAtttgtacaataaataattttttttgttaagtaCCAGATTTGTTTCTTATGCTGTAGTGCACCTATCAACCAAACAAATCAAACgacaaattaatttatttatttttttactagaCGCCTTGCTGGCAGACTTAGAATCTACTACATCCCACATCTCAAAACGGCCAGTGTTCTTGCCCGATGAGACCCCGTACTCCATCCCTACTGGAGGACAATCGTATCAGGATGTGTCGGTTCCACCTCCAGTCCCTCCTCCGCCCTCAGCCGAGGCCCTGAATGGTACCCTTATAGAAAAATTGGACTCCCACCACTCTTCTcagcaggtaagtcatgtcacaGTAGGTCATTTTACAGTTACCTCTCACTAATCTAACTCATTGGATGGCATTTTATTTCTAGCATTTTTGCCATTGTCACGTGATCAAAATCTCAAATAGATTGATCTATTGACTCAGATATAAGAATATCAGCAAATAACAGGACACATCACAATTAGATAAGCCCTGATaaatccatcaatccattatctgtaactgcttgtCCTGTGTAGGGTTGCAAGgcggctggagcctatcccagctctcATAGGGCAAGAGGTGGGAACATCCTGGACAGGATACCagactatctcagggccaacactgagagacctacacagacagacaacaattcacacttacatttacactaacattcacacctacgggcaatttagactTCCTGGTAAAGCTAACaatcatgtctttggactgtgggaggaaaccagtgTATTCAGAGGAAGCCCATACAGGCACAGCGCTGTGCTGCTCGTCCTGATATATAAACTCAAAACTCAAGtgaaaattcaaatgtttttaacctgTCTTCCCACTTTTCAGTGCCATAGTATGACTGACCCACTGACTAACTGATGACTGATTGATGTTTTCCTTTCAGTCCCTTGGTTCGCCCCAGAAGAGTTCATGGTCCAGGGACAGTAGCAGCTCTCCGTTGTCTCACATTGAAGAGGACCACGTATACAGGTAGGCTTTAAAGTCATCAGTTATTGGatgtataattaaataataaagttatattCAGTGTTACTAACCAAAATACAGTGTATATATTCTTCAGTTCTAAGGAGTGTATATAATTTACCTCCATGTTTGATAGTTTGTCTATGCTTCATTGCATCTTactaatttaaaacataaattatgatAACATGATGgcagttacagtatgtgtttacCATCACAATGATAGAAATGAAATGTTGAACCCACTTGCTCCATAGTGCCAATTGACAGAACCCCACAGAATACCTCCAATCCATCAATCCAATATCTGTTAccgcaaactccacacaaaaaggccacGGGGtgcaaacctgcaaccttctagctgtaaggctgcagcgctaaccactccatcaccgTGCAGCCCACAGAATACCCTTTAAGataaaaatatgttgcttttttaCCTGtagttttctgtctctcagttttccaaacaaacagaaatcatcAGACTCATCAACTCCAGCCATGACCTCTGCCTTGGGCAGTAACCTCTCAGAGCTTGATAGGCTTTTGTTGGAACTCAATGCTGTGCAGCAGAGCTCCCCTTCATTCCCCACCACAGGTAGACACACAGGTAGCCCTTTGCTTTATAAGCTCCGTTTGTGCTGAGCAGATTTAGTTGTACTGTTATTGTCCACAGAGGAGGCCAGTCCACCCTTACCATCTTGCAGCATCACCCACTATGAGAATGGCAGCGCTCCTGACATCTTGGTAAGCGCTCCTCCTCAGGAAAAACCCAAGAGGAATGGAATAAAATTGGATGAGACCCGTCCCACTGTTGAGAGTCTTCTGGATGAGCTGGAGGGCTCAGTGCCTTCACCAAGGTACTGACAGCTGCAGCTTTAGATGCAtgtgctgttaaaaaaacacactacaTTCATAAATAGTGACAGATGtaataattgtttaaatgtggATAATGTAACATACTTTTGGACCATCTTCTGTTAAAGGCGTATCTGGTGTTATATTAATTTGTCTAAACAAAATGCAGAAGTAATATAGataagtaaaaatgaaactagAGCTTAAGAGATAAGTTAAAACGTTACTTTTGGGCCTAGTCATTGTCATTCTAAAATTGGACTAATGTGGGGCAAGGATTTCCGTTGTTGTCCAACCATCTGCCAATGATATATGGGTCAATTCATGCCGAATTGTGGGAAAAAGTATACATGCTTTGAAACCCAAACCCAGTGAGCTCATAGTTTGGGTGCCGCTATATCATTGAGCATATGTGGCTGTCTTTGCCTCCgtcttttagtttttcttccaaaagacaaaagaatagTATTGACAGTGTGCTAATTTCTTCAAATAACCTAATTTCACatggtggttaaaaaaaactatcttgtttgttttatgggCTTTTTTGCATTAGAAACACAGACGATTGATGAATTGTCTCTTCAGAGGGCAAGAATATGCATATGCTTGCAGATAGTCAGTTAATGCTCAGTGTCCAATAGCAAGTCTTAGTAGGGGATGTGGGGTAATAGAACACCTATTGGAGCTTCTTTCCCTAAAGTTAGTGTGACATGTAAGAACTAGAGAAAAGGTTTAGCTTCTCATAAAAAATCTTGTGGGAATTTAGGAATGTTTGGTATTTTCAGATCTGCAGTTAGCaaggttttaatgtttgtgtgtaattacAAATCCTATATTTTTTTCCCAGCCCCTCCTCTCACCACAGTGATTTGGACACACCCTCCCAGCAGCAATCCAGAATTTCAGCTTCCTGTGCCACTAGAGAGCTAGATGAGCTGATGGCCTCTTTGTCTGACTTTAAGGTAAAAAGAGTGGATCATGTTTGTCCAGAAAAAGCTAGAAGGTCTTTTGTAACCTCTCCTGTCATTTTCTCAATGATTTCCCCTGTTCTCTTTATCTACTTACTCTCTCATTTTTCTGTCCTCTAGCCCAGTAGTATGGGCTCTCTGCTGGACCCAGCAACAGCTACTTCCAGTTCTCCTCATCCTCCAGTCTCTTCCTCCATCACCCCAGTGGTCTCTCCTTTCCTTAGTGTCTCCCATTCATCTGGCTGTGCTTCTCCTTTGTTCTCTTTGCCTACTGTTTTAGAGTTACACatagaggaggacagaggagacaaTGGTGTGTCAGTGCACCATCCGAAGCAACTCCCTCCAGCCAGTCCTCTGTCCTCACTCTCTGCAACCAGTGACTTAGACCTCAGTTCTCTCATAGATGTCTCTGCCACCATGCTGTCATCCCAAACCAAGTCTCTGCTAGTCCTCTGCCAGTCTTCCTCTAACTCCAACTTAATGAGAAATAGCCCTAGCCCCTCAAATGCCACCAGCACCCCCTCACTTACTTCTGTTAACACCGTCCTGGATCACAAATCCTGCAAGTCCCCTAGTCCATCTGTAGAACGGGTCTCACCCTTTAGTACTGGCAAATCCCCATGTGGTCCAGAGACTATGAGCAAAGGTTCTGCTTCTTGTAATGACCTTGATTTGAATTTCTCTACTTCGCCTCCTTCAAAAGACCCCACCCCGCCTCTTTCAGCTCCTTTACCCCTTCCTacttctgtttctgtgtttgcaccTTCTGAAAATGCTTCCCTAAAAAAATCCTCACCATCACCAGTCTCTGTACTGACAGCCACCTCTCCACTGAGCTTCACTGGCAACAGCGGACAGCACTTGGAGCCAGCATCTTCAGCCCAAAGAGACAGCCCCCTTGCAGTACAGCAACTGCCAATACTAGAACCTTCTCTGGATGAAGCACTAGATAAGCTGCTGGCATTGGGTTTTGCACAGAATCACACCACAGCAGATGTGGAAGAACCAAGGTTGCCACAATCGCTGGACAGAGGAATGGAAGAGGTGCATGAGGAGCTCATCCTACCCATGGACAGAAACAGTGTGCAGCCTGACACATTCACCAGTGCCACTAATACCATCACGGACGATTCAGTAGATGGAGGCACTGATGGTAACGGAGATCTAGACTGGGCTGATGAGGAGCTGTCCGTGTCATTTCATGATGGACTGGATGGCACCATGACGCCTTACACTGAGAGACCGTACACAGATGGCAGCATGACCCCACTGACAGAGGCCAGCTGGATGGATGACTCCATGACACCATCTTCATGCCCAGGGACGCCTGATGTCACTCTGGACCTGCCCCTTCTGCAGACTCCCAGTATAGACAGAGTCTCTGCATCTGGACATGTATGCATCTTCACTCCTGCCTGACCTAATGTTTTGCAGGCTGCTGTTGCTTGTGAGACTGATGCTCTTTTAAAGGCTAGTGGCTGCTTTGATGGTTCTCTCTCCTAATGTTTTTGAAAAGTTAGTATAAAGTAATTATCTTCAAGTAAACTCAATTAGGCTATataatttttactttgtcatttaaaaaacacaatggtTTGTCAAACCATGGTTAGCAGTTTCATGAAAACTTAAGACAATTATGATTTTCACCATTACATTATTTCAGTTATCAAATATGCAAAAGTCCCAACTTctcaaatgtaatgttttgctgcatttcttttatATCAATTTAAGTTTTAACAAAAGTAATTAATAGATCAATTAAATCATTTAATGCTAAAACGGTAAACTGCAAATCCATTGATAATTTAAATGAGTTGAAGCAGAACTGGTAAACTTCATAGAGGGTAATGAGTTGCCATAATTTGTTTGTGTAGTAACTAGGatatggacaaaaaaaatttgtcAAAAAGTAAGAATCTGAAATAATATATTGGCAGGCTGGGGCTTATGCAATAGAGGCTAGCTTTGAAAGGAAGCAGGACTTTATTAATGAAGAGTTTTAGCTCACTGATCACTCACTGTTACCAGCACTTACATATAAACCGAAATATGCAGACTACCTGTTGGACCAGGCTTGAGTGAAGTATCCTAACATGGTATCTTGTGAAGCTGATGTAAGCATGGAAGAAGTGCATGAAATGTGACCATAAACTCACTGACCACTGCATCGCACCTTGAGAGTGAATTAAAAACTCATAGTTTATGTGActcacctgctgctgcagagctcTGCTGTGTGACTGCTTTAGCTGGTTTGTGACTGGACGTATGATGAGCTGCTCACCATCCTCCTCAGATAAAATCAGTGATTAGACGCACAAAGGAGACTCCCAACGTGCACCCCATGTACCGAGATGGTCACCTGCGTAGGAAGATGGGACCCATCATTGTGAACAAGAATAGTTCTCAAGACCGCCTCATAGAGGAGCTTCAGGGGAAGCTCGGGATCGGCCGCTCAGAACGGCGGCGCAAACAGTCTGATGACTGGCTAACTGAGGGTGTCGTCGTCACATCCAAACCCCAGCGTTTCCGTCCTGATGGTGCCCCCAGTGAGGTCGACAAGGTTGGCTTCAGTGTGTTCACCAGTTTTCCCAGATAATATTTTCCCGAATAATTCACCTTCAGTGTTACGCacttttcctctgtgtctgccccttctttctgtttttctctctctctttttttcctttttttttcttcttcttcagatcATAATTCCCCCAGAGTCGCCTGTTCCTCTAAGGAAGGcactccctcttctctctccccctgtCTCTCATCGCCCTCCTATTGTAGAAGAACCTAAGCAACCACTCCCAGTACAGCGTCCTCCTGTCCCTttaccaccacctcctcctccaccacagcCTCCCTACATTCAGGAGTCAGTCCCATCACCTCGGCAGATTATAAAATCTTTCAATCAACACGCCCCAATTCAGGAACCTCCTGCCCCCAAACGAGAGccccctcctcctgttcttAAAATCCCAACCCATCCTCCACTAGTGCAGCCAGCGACATCACTTCCACCCAAAGTCCTGGTTTCTGTAGGCTGCCAAACAGAGTATGACCCAGTCTTCCCTTCAATGCAGGCATGAACTCCAGTCTCTTATCCCTTctgtttttcacacttttaaGAAGCATACATGATTATTATAACCTAAGTAACCTCAGATGTGAACATTTAATTCTGAGTTTATTCTCTTGTCTGTTGAGTTTATGCACATCTTCAAAACATAACTTTGATTGTAACTTAACAATTTCAGATTATGGCCCAAGGCAAAACTGGGCCCCCCACACAGGTTAATAAGCTGGACAACATGCTTGGTAGCCTGCAGTCAGACCTCAACAAACTGGGCGT
This window of the Channa argus isolate prfri chromosome 11, Channa argus male v1.0, whole genome shotgun sequence genome carries:
- the LOC137136334 gene encoding uncharacterized protein isoform X1, whose protein sequence is MKEQSNNLHVTEDNPQLADALLADLESTTSHISKRPVFLPDETPYSIPTGGQSYQDVSVPPPVPPPPSAEALNGTLIEKLDSHHSSQQSLGSPQKSSWSRDSSSSPLSHIEEDHVYSFPNKQKSSDSSTPAMTSALGSNLSELDRLLLELNAVQQSSPSFPTTEEASPPLPSCSITHYENGSAPDILVSAPPQEKPKRNGIKLDETRPTVESLLDELEGSVPSPSPSSHHSDLDTPSQQQSRISASCATRELDELMASLSDFKPSSMGSLLDPATATSSSPHPPVSSSITPVVSPFLSVSHSSGCASPLFSLPTVLELHIEEDRGDNGVSVHHPKQLPPASPLSSLSATSDLDLSSLIDVSATMLSSQTKSLLVLCQSSSNSNLMRNSPSPSNATSTPSLTSVNTVLDHKSCKSPSPSVERVSPFSTGKSPCGPETMSKGSASCNDLDLNFSTSPPSKDPTPPLSAPLPLPTSVSVFAPSENASLKKSSPSPVSVLTATSPLSFTGNSGQHLEPASSAQRDSPLAVQQLPILEPSLDEALDKLLALGFAQNHTTADVEEPRLPQSLDRGMEEVHEELILPMDRNSVQPDTFTSATNTITDDSVDGGTDGNGDLDWADEELSVSFHDGLDGTMTPYTERPYTDGSMTPLTEASWMDDSMTPSSCPGTPDVTLDLPLLQTPSIDRVSASGHIKSVIRRTKETPNVHPMYRDGHLRRKMGPIIVNKNSSQDRLIEELQGKLGIGRSERRRKQSDDWLTEGVVVTSKPQRFRPDGAPSEVDKIIIPPESPVPLRKALPLLSPPVSHRPPIVEEPKQPLPVQRPPVPLPPPPPPPQPPYIQESVPSPRQIIKSFNQHAPIQEPPAPKREPPPPVLKIPTHPPLVQPATSLPPKVLVSVGCQTEYDPVFPSMQIMAQGKTGPPTQVNKLDNMLGSLQSDLNKLGVQTVAKGVCGACCKPIVGQVVTAMGRTWHPEHFVCTHCQEEIGSRNFFEREGQPYCERDYHNLFSPRCYYCNGPILDKVVTALDRTWHPEHFFCAQCGSFFGPEGFHEKDGKAYCRKDYFDMFAPKCGGCARAILENYISALNCLWHPECFVCRECFTPFVNGSFFEHDGQPYCEVHYHERRGSLCSGCQKPITGRCITAMSKKFHPEHFVCAFCLKQLNKGTFKEQNDKPYCHGCFVKLFS
- the LOC137136334 gene encoding paxillin-like isoform X3, producing the protein MKEQSNNLHVTEDNPQLADALLADLESTTSHISKRPVFLPDETPYSIPTGGQSYQDVSVPPPVPPPPSAEALNGTLIEKLDSHHSSQQSLGSPQKSSWSRDSSSSPLSHIEEDHVYSFPNKQKSSDSSTPAMTSALGSNLSELDRLLLELNAVQQSSPSFPTTEEASPPLPSCSITHYENGSAPDILVSAPPQEKPKRNGIKLDETRPTVESLLDELEGSVPSPSPSSHHSDLDTPSQQQSRISASCATRELDELMASLSDFKIMAQGKTGPPTQVNKLDNMLGSLQSDLNKLGVQTVAKGVCGACCKPIVGQVVTAMGRTWHPEHFVCTHCQEEIGSRNFFEREGQPYCERDYHNLFSPRCYYCNGPILDKVVTALDRTWHPEHFFCAQCGSFFGPEGFHEKDGKAYCRKDYFDMFAPKCGGCARAILENYISALNCLWHPECFVCRECFTPFVNGSFFEHDGQPYCEVHYHERRGSLCSGCQKPITGRCITAMSKKFHPEHFVCAFCLKQLNKGTFKEQNDKPYCHGCFVKLFS
- the LOC137136334 gene encoding uncharacterized protein isoform X2, whose product is MDDLDALLADLESTTSHISKRPVFLPDETPYSIPTGGQSYQDVSVPPPVPPPPSAEALNGTLIEKLDSHHSSQQSLGSPQKSSWSRDSSSSPLSHIEEDHVYSFPNKQKSSDSSTPAMTSALGSNLSELDRLLLELNAVQQSSPSFPTTEEASPPLPSCSITHYENGSAPDILVSAPPQEKPKRNGIKLDETRPTVESLLDELEGSVPSPSPSSHHSDLDTPSQQQSRISASCATRELDELMASLSDFKPSSMGSLLDPATATSSSPHPPVSSSITPVVSPFLSVSHSSGCASPLFSLPTVLELHIEEDRGDNGVSVHHPKQLPPASPLSSLSATSDLDLSSLIDVSATMLSSQTKSLLVLCQSSSNSNLMRNSPSPSNATSTPSLTSVNTVLDHKSCKSPSPSVERVSPFSTGKSPCGPETMSKGSASCNDLDLNFSTSPPSKDPTPPLSAPLPLPTSVSVFAPSENASLKKSSPSPVSVLTATSPLSFTGNSGQHLEPASSAQRDSPLAVQQLPILEPSLDEALDKLLALGFAQNHTTADVEEPRLPQSLDRGMEEVHEELILPMDRNSVQPDTFTSATNTITDDSVDGGTDGNGDLDWADEELSVSFHDGLDGTMTPYTERPYTDGSMTPLTEASWMDDSMTPSSCPGTPDVTLDLPLLQTPSIDRVSASGHIKSVIRRTKETPNVHPMYRDGHLRRKMGPIIVNKNSSQDRLIEELQGKLGIGRSERRRKQSDDWLTEGVVVTSKPQRFRPDGAPSEVDKIIIPPESPVPLRKALPLLSPPVSHRPPIVEEPKQPLPVQRPPVPLPPPPPPPQPPYIQESVPSPRQIIKSFNQHAPIQEPPAPKREPPPPVLKIPTHPPLVQPATSLPPKVLVSVGCQTEYDPVFPSMQIMAQGKTGPPTQVNKLDNMLGSLQSDLNKLGVQTVAKGVCGACCKPIVGQVVTAMGRTWHPEHFVCTHCQEEIGSRNFFEREGQPYCERDYHNLFSPRCYYCNGPILDKVVTALDRTWHPEHFFCAQCGSFFGPEGFHEKDGKAYCRKDYFDMFAPKCGGCARAILENYISALNCLWHPECFVCRECFTPFVNGSFFEHDGQPYCEVHYHERRGSLCSGCQKPITGRCITAMSKKFHPEHFVCAFCLKQLNKGTFKEQNDKPYCHGCFVKLFS
- the LOC137136334 gene encoding paxillin-like isoform X4; amino-acid sequence: MDDLDALLADLESTTSHISKRPVFLPDETPYSIPTGGQSYQDVSVPPPVPPPPSAEALNGTLIEKLDSHHSSQQSLGSPQKSSWSRDSSSSPLSHIEEDHVYSFPNKQKSSDSSTPAMTSALGSNLSELDRLLLELNAVQQSSPSFPTTEEASPPLPSCSITHYENGSAPDILVSAPPQEKPKRNGIKLDETRPTVESLLDELEGSVPSPSPSSHHSDLDTPSQQQSRISASCATRELDELMASLSDFKIMAQGKTGPPTQVNKLDNMLGSLQSDLNKLGVQTVAKGVCGACCKPIVGQVVTAMGRTWHPEHFVCTHCQEEIGSRNFFEREGQPYCERDYHNLFSPRCYYCNGPILDKVVTALDRTWHPEHFFCAQCGSFFGPEGFHEKDGKAYCRKDYFDMFAPKCGGCARAILENYISALNCLWHPECFVCRECFTPFVNGSFFEHDGQPYCEVHYHERRGSLCSGCQKPITGRCITAMSKKFHPEHFVCAFCLKQLNKGTFKEQNDKPYCHGCFVKLFS